From Segatella copri, the proteins below share one genomic window:
- the rpmJ gene encoding 50S ribosomal protein L36, which yields MKTRASLKKRSADCKIVRRKGRLFVINKKNPKMKLRQG from the coding sequence ATGAAGACAAGAGCATCATTAAAGAAGCGTTCAGCTGACTGTAAGATCGTTCGTCGTAAAGGTCGTCTGTTCGTTATCAACAAGAAGAACCCTAAGATGAAATTACGTCAGGGTTAA
- the rpsM gene encoding 30S ribosomal protein S13, which translates to MAIRIVGVDLPQNKRGEIALTYIYGIGRSSSAKILDKAGVNRDLKVSEWSDDQAAKIREIIGAEFKVEGDLRSEIQMNIKRLMDIGCYRGVRHRNGLPVRGQSTKNNARTRKGKKKTVANKKKATK; encoded by the coding sequence ATGGCAATAAGAATTGTTGGAGTAGATTTGCCCCAGAATAAGCGTGGCGAAATCGCATTGACCTATATCTACGGTATTGGTCGAAGTAGTTCAGCAAAGATATTGGATAAGGCCGGTGTAAACCGTGACCTGAAGGTTAGCGAGTGGTCTGATGACCAGGCAGCTAAGATCCGTGAAATTATCGGCGCTGAGTTCAAAGTTGAAGGTGATCTCCGTTCAGAGATCCAGATGAACATTAAGCGACTGATGGATATTGGTTGCTATCGTGGAGTTAGACATCGTAATGGTCTTCCAGTTCGCGGTCAGAGCACAAAGAATAATGCTCGTACACGTAAGGGTAAGAAGAAGACTGTTGCTAATAAGAAGAAGGCTACTAAGTAA
- the rpsK gene encoding 30S ribosomal protein S11, with translation MAKQKATSKKRNVRVDAIGQLHVHSSFNNIIVSLANNEGQIISWSSAGKMGFRGSKKNTPYAAQMAAEDCAKVAFDLGLRKVKAYVKGPGNGRESAIRAIHGAGIEVTEIVDVTPLPHNGCRPPKRRRV, from the coding sequence ATGGCAAAGCAAAAAGCAACATCTAAGAAGAGAAATGTACGCGTTGACGCTATCGGTCAGCTTCACGTTCATAGCTCATTCAATAACATTATTGTATCTCTTGCTAACAATGAGGGTCAGATCATTTCTTGGTCTTCTGCTGGTAAGATGGGTTTCCGTGGTTCTAAGAAGAATACTCCTTATGCTGCTCAGATGGCTGCAGAGGATTGTGCAAAGGTCGCTTTTGATCTTGGTCTTCGTAAGGTTAAGGCTTATGTTAAGGGTCCAGGTAATGGTCGTGAGTCTGCTATCCGTGCTATTCACGGTGCAGGTATCGAGGTTACTGAAATCGTTGACGTAACTCCATTACCACACAATGGTTGCCGTCCTCCAAAGCGTCGTCGTGTATAA
- the rpsD gene encoding 30S ribosomal protein S4, producing the protein MARYIGPKSKIARRFGEPIFGADKVLSKRNFPPGQHGNNRRRKMSEYGVMLAEKQKAKYTYGVLERQFRNMFDKAAKADGITGEVLLQNLECRLDNVVFRLGIAPTRAAARQLVGHKHIVVDGKVVNIPSFAVKPGMVVGVREKSKSLEVIEAALAGFNHSKYPWIEWDDNSKSGKFLHKPERADIPENIKEQLIVELYSK; encoded by the coding sequence ATGGCTAGATATATAGGTCCGAAATCTAAAATTGCGCGTCGTTTTGGTGAGCCAATCTTCGGCGCTGACAAAGTTTTGTCCAAGAGAAACTTCCCTCCTGGACAGCATGGCAACAACCGTCGTCGTAAGATGTCTGAGTACGGTGTCATGTTGGCAGAGAAGCAGAAAGCTAAGTACACTTATGGTGTATTAGAGCGTCAGTTCCGTAATATGTTTGATAAGGCTGCTAAGGCTGATGGTATTACTGGTGAGGTTCTTCTTCAGAATCTCGAGTGCCGTCTTGATAACGTTGTATTCCGTCTTGGTATCGCTCCAACACGTGCTGCTGCGCGTCAGTTGGTTGGTCACAAGCACATCGTTGTTGATGGTAAGGTAGTTAATATCCCTTCATTTGCAGTTAAGCCTGGTATGGTTGTTGGTGTTCGTGAGAAGTCTAAGTCTCTCGAGGTTATCGAAGCAGCTCTTGCAGGTTTCAATCATAGCAAGTACCCATGGATTGAGTGGGACGATAATTCAAAGAGCGGTAAGTTCTTGCACAAGCCAGAGCGTGCCGACATTCCAGAGAATATTAAGGAGCAGTTAATCGTTGAGTTGTACTCTAAATAA
- a CDS encoding DNA-directed RNA polymerase subunit alpha, with product MAILAFQKPDKVVMLEADNQFGKFEFRPLEPGFGVTIGNALRRILLSSLEGYAVNTIRIAGVEHEFSSVPGVKEDVTNIILNLKQVRFKQVVEEFENEKVSITVENSTEFKAGDIGKYLTGFEVLNPDLVICHLDAKASMQIDLTINKGRGYVPADENRQFCTDVNVLPIDSIYTPIRNVKYAVEPYRVEQKTDYDKLVLEITTDGSISPKDALKEAAKILIYHFMLFSDEKITLETQDQESNQEFDEEVLHMRQLLKTRLVDMNLSVRALNCLKAADVETLGDLVQFNKTDLLKFRNFGKKSLSELDDLLESLNLSFGTDISKYKLDKES from the coding sequence ATGGCGATATTAGCATTTCAAAAACCTGATAAAGTAGTAATGTTAGAGGCTGATAACCAGTTCGGAAAGTTTGAATTCCGTCCTTTGGAGCCTGGCTTCGGTGTTACCATTGGTAACGCCCTGCGCCGCATTCTCCTTTCATCATTGGAGGGTTATGCTGTTAACACGATCCGCATTGCGGGTGTTGAGCATGAGTTCTCTTCAGTTCCTGGTGTAAAGGAAGATGTTACTAACATTATCTTGAATCTCAAACAAGTTCGATTCAAGCAAGTAGTAGAAGAATTCGAGAATGAGAAAGTTAGTATCACCGTTGAGAATTCTACAGAATTCAAAGCAGGTGATATCGGTAAGTATCTGACTGGATTTGAAGTGTTAAACCCTGATTTGGTGATTTGTCATTTAGATGCCAAAGCTTCGATGCAGATCGATTTGACTATTAATAAGGGACGTGGTTATGTTCCTGCTGATGAGAATCGTCAATTCTGCACTGACGTTAACGTTCTCCCAATCGATTCCATCTACACCCCTATTCGTAATGTAAAGTACGCTGTAGAACCATATCGTGTTGAGCAAAAGACCGACTATGATAAGCTCGTACTTGAAATTACAACAGATGGTTCCATTAGTCCAAAGGATGCACTGAAAGAGGCTGCGAAGATTCTTATTTATCACTTCATGCTCTTCTCTGATGAGAAGATTACTCTTGAGACTCAGGATCAGGAGAGCAATCAGGAGTTTGATGAAGAGGTTCTTCATATGCGCCAGTTGCTTAAGACTCGTCTCGTAGACATGAATCTTAGTGTTCGTGCCCTCAACTGCTTGAAGGCAGCTGATGTCGAGACTCTTGGTGATTTGGTTCAGTTTAATAAGACTGACCTCTTGAAGTTCCGCAACTTTGGTAAGAAATCGCTCTCAGAGCTTGATGATTTGCTCGAGAGTCTGAATCTGTCTTTTGGAACTGATATTTCAAAGTATAAATTAGACAAGGAATCTTAA
- the rplQ gene encoding 50S ribosomal protein L17, whose product MRHNKKFNHLGRTASHRNAMLANMASSLILSEHKRITTTLAKAKALKKYVEPLITRSKNDTTTSRRVVFRYLQNKYAVKALFGEVAEKVANRPGGYTRVIKLGTRQGDAAEIAFIELVDFDENMAKTQKAAAKKTRRSRKSTKAEEAPVAETEAPATEEAPKAE is encoded by the coding sequence ATGAGACATAATAAGAAATTCAACCATTTAGGTCGTACTGCTTCTCATCGTAATGCGATGTTGGCTAACATGGCTTCATCACTTATCTTGAGCGAGCACAAAAGAATCACTACGACCCTCGCAAAGGCAAAGGCTCTTAAGAAGTATGTTGAGCCATTGATTACTCGTTCTAAGAACGATACAACAACTTCACGTCGTGTAGTTTTCCGTTATCTTCAGAATAAGTATGCTGTTAAGGCTCTCTTCGGTGAGGTAGCTGAGAAGGTAGCTAACCGTCCAGGTGGTTACACTCGCGTAATCAAGTTGGGTACCCGTCAGGGTGATGCAGCTGAGATTGCTTTCATCGAGCTCGTTGACTTTGATGAGAATATGGCTAAGACTCAGAAGGCTGCTGCTAAGAAGACTCGTCGTAGTCGTAAGTCAACAAAGGCTGAAGAGGCTCCTGTAGCTGAGACTGAGGCTCCTGCAACTGAGGAGGCTCCAAAGGCTGAATAA
- a CDS encoding glycine zipper family protein has protein sequence MKKIMLFVACSSLLLSSCDTYTGSGAYAGATFGSILGSAIGGLSGGPRGSDMGTIIGMAGGAAVGAAIGSQADQKSQQQRESVYRDRSHRDHHSYQDGVYQQSSPVYSNDEIFDSTHSGDDRIYDFNDRDYTGSYSAQQPVATIPSSTLEELGQNYAYSSSLEIMNARFVDSNEDNTLNRNETAKVIFEIRNNGAHTLYDVVPTVIETTGNKHIFISPSVHVESIAPGPVIRYTAMVKADNRLKNGTACFCVSVIQGGKTISKVNQFDIPTKSR, from the coding sequence ATGAAAAAGATTATGCTTTTTGTAGCTTGCTCTTCTTTGCTGTTGAGTAGCTGCGATACTTATACGGGAAGTGGTGCTTATGCTGGTGCCACATTTGGTTCTATTCTTGGTTCTGCTATCGGTGGCTTGTCTGGTGGTCCTAGAGGTTCAGATATGGGTACTATTATCGGCATGGCTGGCGGTGCTGCCGTTGGAGCGGCCATTGGTAGTCAGGCTGACCAGAAATCCCAGCAGCAAAGAGAATCTGTTTATCGAGATAGATCACACCGTGATCATCATTCTTATCAGGATGGAGTTTACCAGCAATCTTCACCTGTTTATTCCAATGACGAAATCTTTGATTCAACTCATTCGGGGGATGATAGGATTTATGATTTCAATGATAGGGATTATACCGGAAGTTATAGTGCTCAGCAGCCTGTAGCTACTATTCCTAGTTCTACTCTGGAAGAACTGGGGCAGAATTATGCTTATTCATCTTCTTTGGAAATCATGAATGCTCGTTTTGTTGATTCAAATGAGGACAATACTTTGAATCGGAATGAAACAGCCAAGGTTATTTTTGAAATCCGAAATAACGGAGCTCACACGTTGTATGATGTAGTTCCAACCGTTATTGAGACCACTGGCAATAAACATATTTTCATATCTCCAAGCGTTCATGTAGAAAGTATTGCTCCTGGTCCTGTGATTCGCTATACAGCAATGGTCAAGGCTGATAACCGTTTGAAGAATGGTACAGCTTGTTTCTGTGTTTCTGTGATACAAGGCGGTAAGACGATTTCCAAGGTTAATCAGTTTGATATTCCGACAAAATCCAGATAA
- a CDS encoding septal ring lytic transglycosylase RlpA family protein, with protein MVTKSFITAILAIFSLVPCYGQKHQHGKASYYSKRATGARSASGQRIHHDSLTCAHRFYPFGTHLKVTNLSNGKSTIVKVIDRGPFGRGRIIDLSWKAAKEIGMIAQGVATVKVEMVENPIPYKPEDTKLPKIDFEVAETEYEFPNKWGTTDRNKENHHSSKKGTNKITSKVINKTEHHKSKE; from the coding sequence ATGGTTACAAAATCTTTCATCACAGCCATCTTGGCTATATTCAGCCTGGTTCCATGCTACGGACAAAAGCACCAGCACGGCAAGGCATCATATTACTCTAAGAGAGCAACAGGTGCCCGTTCTGCAAGCGGCCAGAGAATACATCATGACAGTTTAACATGTGCACATCGGTTTTATCCCTTCGGAACGCACCTCAAGGTTACAAACCTTAGCAATGGCAAGAGTACTATCGTAAAAGTCATCGACAGAGGGCCGTTTGGAAGAGGTAGAATCATCGACCTATCATGGAAGGCTGCAAAAGAAATTGGTATGATTGCACAAGGCGTAGCGACTGTAAAAGTTGAAATGGTGGAAAACCCGATTCCTTACAAGCCAGAGGACACAAAATTACCTAAGATTGATTTCGAAGTGGCTGAAACGGAATATGAATTTCCAAACAAGTGGGGAACTACTGACAGGAATAAGGAAAATCATCACAGCAGTAAAAAAGGAACAAATAAAATTACTTCAAAGGTAATAAATAAAACAGAGCACCATAAAAGCAAAGAGTAA
- a CDS encoding PEP/pyruvate-binding domain-containing protein, translated as MENNIPQEWNKFYLKDVSFVNLMMRRIYNVLIVANPYDAFMLEDDGRIEEKIYNEYMELGLRYPPTFTQVSTTEEAAAVLRSTVIDLVICMPGNADNDAFDVARDIKGKFPNIHCVVLTPFSHGITKRMQNEDLSIFDYVFCWLGNTNLILSIIKLIEDKMNLEHDIQEAGVQMILLVEDSIRFYSSILPNLYNYILEQSKNFSQEALNRHAATMRMRGRPKVVLARTYEEAQKLYDKYSDNTLGVISDARFPLKSAAKAFGNEVMPEEKPKHRTDTFGREKCPDAGLQLFRYIRKNDPFVPLIIESSESENRAKAEAEGFRFVDKNSKKMSVDLRRLMEEHMGFGDFIFRDPKTHEEIMRIHSLKELQDNIFNIPNDSMLYHISRNHMSRWLCARAIFPVSAFLKHVTWEKLQDVDAHRQIIFDAIVQYRHMKNIGVVAVFDRMKFDKYAHFARIGEGSLGGKGRGLAFLDNIIKRHPEFNQFENATVQIPKTVVLCTDIFDEFMMSNNLYPIALSDASDDEILKHFLHAQLPDSLIADFFTFFEATRSPIAIRSSSLLEDAHYQPFAGIYSTYMIPYLEDKYQMLQMLACAIKGVYASVFYRDSKAYMTATSNVIDQEKMAVILQQVVGKDYGTRFYPTMSGVLRSLNYYPIGDEEAEEGIASLALGLGKYIVDGGQTLRVCPYHPNQVLQTSETELALRDTQTQFYALDMKHVGNDFKVDDGFNILKLRVKDAVEDQSLTYIASTFDPYDQVINDGVYENGRKLITFSSVLQHGVVPLPEILQMSMKYGAGAMRRPVEIEFACNINNDRTCEFYLLQIRPIVDAKEMLDEDVKAIPDSDCLLRSHNSLGHGISEDVVDVVYVKYDDHFSAMNNFYVADDIERINRKFLADGKNYVLIGPGRWGSSDHYLGVPVKWPHISAARVIVEVALKNYNIDPSQGTHFFQNLTSFGVGYFTVDTNTGEGGFVNKEILDAMPAVEETQYVRHVRFEHPMRILMDGKKQEGAVLIPKE; from the coding sequence ATGGAAAATAATATACCTCAGGAGTGGAATAAATTCTACTTGAAAGACGTATCGTTTGTGAATCTGATGATGCGCCGTATCTACAATGTACTGATTGTAGCCAATCCTTACGATGCGTTCATGCTTGAAGATGATGGACGTATCGAAGAGAAGATATATAATGAATATATGGAGCTGGGTCTCCGCTATCCGCCAACCTTTACTCAAGTTTCTACTACCGAAGAGGCTGCTGCCGTGCTGCGTTCTACCGTCATAGATCTGGTGATTTGCATGCCTGGCAATGCTGATAATGATGCCTTCGACGTAGCGCGCGACATCAAGGGTAAGTTTCCCAATATCCATTGTGTTGTTCTTACGCCTTTCTCTCATGGTATTACCAAGCGTATGCAGAATGAAGACTTGAGTATCTTCGATTATGTCTTCTGCTGGCTTGGCAACACCAATCTTATTCTTTCTATCATCAAGCTGATAGAGGATAAGATGAATCTTGAACATGACATACAGGAAGCAGGCGTTCAGATGATTCTCCTGGTAGAAGATTCTATCCGTTTCTATAGTTCTATATTGCCTAATCTCTATAATTATATATTGGAGCAGAGCAAGAACTTTTCTCAGGAGGCTCTGAACCGGCATGCGGCTACCATGCGTATGCGTGGCCGTCCTAAGGTGGTCTTGGCTCGTACTTACGAGGAAGCCCAGAAACTGTATGATAAGTATTCTGATAACACGTTGGGTGTAATCAGCGATGCACGTTTCCCGCTAAAGAGTGCTGCCAAAGCTTTTGGTAATGAGGTGATGCCTGAAGAGAAGCCTAAGCATCGTACGGATACTTTCGGTCGCGAGAAATGTCCTGATGCAGGTTTGCAACTCTTCCGTTATATCAGGAAGAACGATCCTTTCGTTCCGCTTATCATAGAAAGTTCTGAAAGTGAGAACCGTGCGAAGGCAGAGGCAGAAGGTTTCCGCTTTGTTGACAAGAACTCGAAGAAGATGAGCGTAGATCTTCGCCGTCTGATGGAAGAGCACATGGGCTTTGGCGATTTCATATTCCGTGATCCTAAGACCCATGAGGAGATTATGCGCATTCATAGTTTGAAGGAATTGCAGGATAACATCTTCAATATTCCTAACGATTCCATGCTCTATCATATCAGCCGCAACCATATGAGCCGTTGGCTTTGTGCTCGTGCCATCTTCCCTGTATCAGCTTTCCTGAAGCATGTTACCTGGGAGAAATTACAGGATGTAGATGCTCACCGACAGATTATCTTCGATGCCATCGTGCAGTATCGTCACATGAAAAACATCGGTGTAGTGGCTGTTTTCGACCGCATGAAGTTTGACAAGTATGCCCACTTTGCCCGTATCGGAGAAGGCTCCCTGGGCGGAAAGGGTAGAGGTCTTGCATTCCTCGACAACATCATCAAGCGCCATCCTGAGTTCAATCAGTTTGAGAATGCCACCGTGCAGATTCCGAAGACCGTGGTGCTCTGTACCGATATCTTCGACGAGTTCATGATGAGCAACAATCTCTATCCGATAGCTTTGAGTGATGCTAGCGACGATGAGATTCTGAAGCACTTCCTGCATGCCCAGCTGCCCGATTCGCTGATAGCCGACTTCTTCACCTTCTTTGAGGCAACCAGGAGTCCTATCGCAATCCGTTCAAGTTCGCTGCTCGAAGATGCCCACTATCAGCCGTTTGCCGGTATTTATTCTACCTATATGATTCCGTATCTGGAAGATAAGTATCAGATGCTGCAGATGCTGGCCTGTGCCATCAAGGGTGTCTATGCTTCTGTGTTCTATCGCGATTCGAAGGCTTACATGACCGCAACGAGTAATGTCATTGATCAGGAAAAGATGGCTGTTATCTTGCAGCAGGTTGTGGGTAAAGACTATGGTACAAGGTTTTATCCTACCATGAGCGGTGTGCTCCGTTCGCTCAATTATTATCCGATAGGTGATGAAGAGGCTGAAGAGGGTATAGCCAGTCTGGCCTTGGGCTTGGGTAAATATATCGTAGATGGAGGTCAGACCCTTCGTGTTTGTCCTTACCATCCGAATCAGGTGCTCCAGACATCGGAAACTGAGCTGGCTCTGCGCGACACCCAGACCCAGTTCTATGCGCTGGATATGAAGCATGTGGGCAATGATTTCAAGGTAGATGATGGCTTTAATATTCTCAAACTTCGGGTGAAGGATGCCGTAGAAGACCAGAGTCTTACCTATATCGCATCTACTTTCGATCCGTACGATCAGGTCATCAATGATGGAGTCTATGAGAATGGCCGCAAACTGATAACCTTCTCAAGTGTGCTCCAGCATGGAGTGGTGCCTTTGCCAGAGATACTGCAGATGTCGATGAAGTATGGAGCAGGGGCTATGCGCAGACCTGTGGAGATAGAGTTTGCCTGCAATATCAATAATGACAGGACTTGCGAATTCTATCTTCTTCAGATTCGTCCTATCGTCGATGCCAAGGAGATGCTTGATGAAGATGTGAAGGCTATCCCTGATTCCGACTGCCTGTTGCGTTCGCACAATTCGTTGGGTCATGGCATCAGCGAAGATGTGGTTGATGTGGTTTATGTGAAGTATGATGACCACTTCTCTGCGATGAATAATTTTTATGTAGCCGATGATATAGAACGAATCAACCGCAAGTTCCTTGCTGACGGCAAGAACTATGTGCTGATAGGTCCTGGCCGTTGGGGTTCCAGCGACCATTATCTGGGTGTACCTGTAAAGTGGCCGCATATCAGCGCTGCCCGGGTTATCGTAGAGGTGGCTCTGAAGAATTACAATATCGATCCTAGTCAGGGTACTCACTTCTTCCAGAACCTCACCTCTTTTGGCGTGGGATACTTTACGGTAGATACAAATACCGGTGAAGGCGGCTTTGTAAATAAGGAAATCCTGGATGCCATGCCGGCTGTAGAGGAGACGCAATATGTCCGTCATGTGCGCTTTGAGCACCCGATGAGAATTCTGATGGATGGTAAGAAGCAGGAGGGAGCCGTCTTGATTCCGAAGGAATGA
- a CDS encoding glycoside hydrolase family 43 protein has product MKKQKLFVLLWMLVLTCLPVSAQEYRNPVIPGYHPDPSVCRVGDTFYLVNSSFQYFPGVPIFQSKDLVHWQQIGNVLDRESQLPLKGASSWLGIYAPTIRYHEGTYYMITTNVGNGGNFMVTAKDPRGPWSEPVWLKQQGIDPSLYFENGKCYMVSNPGDAIWLCEINPKTGEQLTESRKLWQGDGGRYPEGPHIYKKDGYYYLLISEGGTELAHRLTIARSRNIEGPYESNPNNPLLTNCSRLGQSMQIQGTGHGDLVQAADGSWWMVFLAYRNFGGSYHHLGRETYLAPVEWKEGEWPVVNGGLPADTLMKAKLLPGVPLEKHLDADAEDAPTSGSFEWVQLQNPIPDNYLRNDTMAVDEKFFVRLYPHGTLTQNLQPTFVGRRQESANFILETDVVTKGDAEAGLSVYQIHDGHLDLFVSKKQVALRCKLKSIDYVVKSVPRLRKDAVRLRISSDGEMYRFAYSFDGKKFHDLGSMNCSLMSTEVAGGFTGVVLGMFAEGKEKSGYADFGYFHYNEK; this is encoded by the coding sequence ATGAAGAAGCAAAAACTGTTTGTACTATTATGGATGCTGGTATTGACATGCTTGCCGGTATCAGCTCAGGAATATCGTAATCCCGTTATTCCGGGTTATCATCCCGACCCATCCGTGTGTCGGGTAGGAGATACGTTCTATCTCGTCAACTCTTCATTCCAGTATTTCCCCGGTGTGCCAATCTTCCAGAGTAAGGATTTGGTTCATTGGCAACAGATTGGTAATGTGCTCGACCGCGAGAGTCAGCTTCCTTTGAAGGGTGCCAGTTCGTGGCTTGGCATCTATGCGCCTACCATCCGCTATCATGAGGGAACTTACTATATGATAACTACCAATGTAGGCAACGGTGGCAACTTCATGGTTACAGCCAAAGACCCCCGTGGTCCTTGGAGCGAGCCTGTCTGGCTGAAGCAGCAGGGCATCGATCCTTCGCTTTATTTCGAAAACGGAAAATGCTACATGGTGAGCAATCCGGGCGATGCCATCTGGCTCTGTGAGATAAACCCAAAGACGGGCGAACAGCTTACAGAGAGCAGGAAACTGTGGCAGGGGGATGGCGGACGCTATCCTGAAGGACCGCATATTTATAAGAAAGATGGCTATTACTATCTTCTCATTTCAGAAGGTGGAACCGAACTGGCGCATCGTCTTACTATCGCCCGTAGCAGGAATATCGAGGGACCTTACGAGAGTAATCCGAACAATCCGCTTCTTACCAACTGCAGCCGTCTGGGACAGTCGATGCAGATTCAGGGTACCGGTCATGGCGACTTGGTTCAGGCTGCCGACGGAAGCTGGTGGATGGTATTCCTAGCCTATCGCAACTTTGGCGGTTCTTATCATCATCTCGGAAGAGAAACCTACCTGGCTCCTGTGGAGTGGAAGGAGGGAGAATGGCCTGTTGTGAACGGTGGATTGCCTGCAGATACTTTGATGAAGGCTAAACTGTTGCCTGGTGTTCCTTTGGAAAAGCATCTTGATGCAGATGCAGAGGATGCACCGACGAGCGGATCTTTCGAATGGGTACAGTTGCAGAATCCTATTCCTGACAATTATCTGCGTAATGATACGATGGCCGTGGATGAGAAGTTCTTCGTGCGTCTTTATCCTCATGGAACCCTGACGCAGAATCTGCAGCCTACCTTTGTGGGGCGCAGGCAGGAGAGTGCCAACTTTATCCTGGAGACGGATGTCGTAACGAAAGGTGATGCAGAGGCAGGTCTGTCTGTCTATCAGATTCATGATGGTCATCTCGACCTCTTCGTTTCAAAGAAACAGGTGGCTTTGCGCTGCAAACTGAAAAGCATCGACTATGTTGTGAAAAGCGTTCCCCGTTTGCGCAAAGACGCCGTAAGGTTGCGTATCAGCAGCGATGGCGAGATGTACCGTTTTGCCTATTCTTTTGATGGAAAGAAATTCCATGACTTGGGTTCCATGAACTGTTCCCTGATGAGTACTGAGGTTGCCGGTGGATTTACAGGCGTGGTTCTCGGTATGTTTGCAGAAGGCAAGGAAAAGAGTGGATATGCCGACTTTGGCTATTTCCATTACAACGAAAAATAA
- a CDS encoding sugar MFS transporter codes for MLTEQQTDTNQTTDRKYLVPFILITSLFFLWGFARAILDVLNKHFQNALHISITHSALIQVTTYLGYFLMAIPAGFFINRYGYRRGVVFGLLLFGVGALLFIPGATVGSFSAFLLCLFIIGCGLVFLETAANPYVTELGAKETATSRLNLSQSFNGLGGIFATLCIGQFLFNQTEEGGNVVVPYTILGILVLVIALVFSRVDLPEISHVATAEDEAAGSNISKLFSHHKMFVFGLLALLSYEVAEISINSYFINFVTGMKWMDDRTASVALTCALAFFMVGRFLGSWIMRRIKATTMLLICAVGCVVCILLVLSNLGKLSLVALLCNYMFEAIMFPTIFSIALTGLGNLTKTASSLLMMTPIGGCGFLLMGLIADRTHFTLPFLVPLVGFVIVLAYAAREYKLTKK; via the coding sequence ATGTTAACAGAACAACAGACAGATACAAATCAGACAACCGACAGGAAATATCTTGTCCCGTTCATTCTCATTACGTCGCTCTTCTTTTTGTGGGGCTTCGCTCGTGCCATTCTGGATGTACTCAACAAGCACTTCCAGAATGCTCTGCACATCAGTATTACTCATTCCGCCCTTATTCAGGTTACTACCTATCTGGGTTATTTCCTGATGGCAATACCTGCTGGCTTCTTTATCAACCGGTATGGTTATCGCCGTGGAGTAGTCTTCGGTCTGCTCCTTTTTGGTGTGGGCGCCTTGCTCTTTATCCCGGGTGCTACGGTGGGCAGTTTCTCAGCATTCCTGCTCTGCCTTTTCATTATCGGGTGCGGTTTGGTGTTCCTGGAAACAGCCGCCAATCCCTATGTTACCGAACTGGGTGCCAAGGAAACAGCTACCAGCCGACTGAACTTATCGCAGTCGTTTAATGGATTGGGTGGCATTTTCGCCACACTTTGCATCGGTCAGTTCCTCTTCAACCAGACCGAAGAGGGCGGCAATGTGGTGGTGCCTTATACCATTCTGGGTATTCTGGTGCTGGTGATAGCTCTGGTTTTCTCACGTGTAGATTTACCGGAAATCAGTCATGTGGCAACAGCAGAAGATGAGGCAGCCGGTTCTAATATCAGCAAACTCTTTTCCCATCACAAGATGTTCGTGTTTGGACTTCTGGCTTTGCTGAGCTATGAAGTGGCAGAGATTTCAATCAATTCCTACTTCATCAATTTCGTTACGGGCATGAAATGGATGGACGACCGTACGGCTTCCGTAGCCCTGACTTGTGCGCTGGCATTCTTTATGGTAGGCAGATTCCTCGGTTCCTGGATTATGCGCAGAATCAAGGCAACAACGATGTTGCTGATCTGCGCTGTGGGGTGTGTTGTCTGTATACTTTTAGTCCTGTCAAATCTGGGTAAGCTATCGCTGGTAGCCCTGCTTTGCAACTATATGTTCGAGGCCATCATGTTCCCTACCATCTTCAGTATCGCCCTCACGGGTTTGGGCAACCTTACCAAGACAGCCTCTTCGCTTCTGATGATGACGCCAATCGGAGGGTGCGGTTTCCTGTTGATGGGACTCATCGCCGACCGTACTCATTTCACGCTTCCTTTCCTGGTACCGCTCGTAGGATTTGTCATCGTTCTGGCTTATGCGGCTCGTGAATATAAACTTACCAAGAAGTAA